One region of Gossypium raimondii isolate GPD5lz chromosome 6, ASM2569854v1, whole genome shotgun sequence genomic DNA includes:
- the LOC105771736 gene encoding omega-hydroxypalmitate O-feruloyl transferase has translation MASCVEELHFSHIHIPVTIDQMIPVLPAGPIPAVHGSRLYLSNLDNMIGARVFTPTVYFYKSNYMSSNRKPVTKTLCDALSRVLVPYYPLSGRLREASNGKLEVFLGQEQGALMVEAHSDMGLAELGDLAVPNPTWAPLNYRFPNEEPYKVLDMPLIIAQVTLFACGGFSLGLRLCHCICDGIGAMQFLAAWAATAKTGTLVTNPEPCWDREFFQPRNPPTIKYRHPEFMRIEEGSSLTMSLWKSKPVQKCYKVSQQFQAQLKSLAQPNDMLGCSTFDAMAAHVWRSWVKALDVKPVDYELRLTFSVNARPKLKNPPLKQGFYGNVVCVACGTSPVNNLIKGSLSETSRLVREARLSISEEYVRSTVDYMEIDRPNRLEFGGKLSITQWTRFSLYESADFGWGRPSYAGPIDLTPTPQVCVFLPDGSAECSGATVVCICLPGSATHKFTEFFLCLKDLIPNDESE, from the coding sequence ATGGCTTCTTGTGTTGAAGAACTTCATTTCTCTCACATACACATCCCTGTAACCATTGATCAAATGATTCCAGTCTTGCCGGCCGGTCCCATTCCTGCGGTCCATGGAAGCAGGTTGTACTTGTCAAACCTTGATAATATGATCGGAGCTCGAGTTTTCACACCAACTGTGTATTTTTACAAATCAAATTATATGAGTTCCAATAGAAAACCAGTCACAAAAACTCTGTGTGATGCACTATCCAGAGTTTTGGTTCCCTACTATCCTTTATCCGGTCGGCTCAGAGAGGCCTCGAATGGGAAACTCGAAGTGTTTTTGGGTCAAGAACAGGGTGCACTTATGGTGGAGGCACACTCTGATATGGGTTTAGCAGAACTAGGGGACCTTGCAGTGCCAAACCCTACATGGGCGCCATTAAACTACAGGTTCCCCAATGAAGAGCCATATAAAGTACTTGACATGCCCTTAATTATAGCTCAGGTAACCCTTTTTGCCTGCGGTGGCTTTAGCCTTGGTCTGAGACTTTGTCATTGCATATGTGATGGCATTGGTGCTATGCAGTTTCTTGCTGCATGGGCTGCTACTGCAAAAACAGGTACATTGGTGACAAACCCTGAGCCTTGTTGGGACAGGGAATTTTTCCAGCCCCGAAATCCACCGACGATAAAATACCGACATCCCGAATTCATGAGAATCGAAGAAGGTTCGAGCTTAACAATGAGCCTATGGAAATCCAAGCCTGTTCAAAAGTGTTACAAGGTTAGCCAACAGTTCCAAGCTCAACTAAAATCTCTAGCTCAACCTAATGACATGCTAGGGTGCTCCACCTTTGATGCAATGGCAGCTCATGTTTGGAGATCATGGGTGAAAGCACTGGATGTAAAACCAGTCGACTATGAACTTAGGCTTACATTCTCAGTCAATGCTCGTCCCAAACTGAAAAACCCACCATTGAAACAAGGTTTTTATGGCAATGTAGTTTGTGTGGCATGTGGAACAAGCCCTGTCAACAACCTTATCAAAGGGAGTCTCTCGGAGACGTCACGGTTGGTTCGTGAAGCCAGGCTCAGTATATCGGAGGAGTACGTAAGATCTACGGTTGACTATATGGAAATAGACAGGCCAAACAGGCTTGAATTTGGAGGGAAATTGAGTATAACACAATGGACTAGATTTTCATTGTATGAATCAGCTGATTTTGGATGGGGAAGACCAAGTTATGCTGGTCCCATAGACCTGACACCAACACCACAGGTTTGCGTATTCTTGCCGGACGGAAGCGCTGAATGTAGTGGAGCAACGGTAGTTTGTATCTGCTTGCCCGGCTCTGCCACCCATAAATTTActgagttttttttatgtttgaaggATTTGATTCCAAATGATGAAAGTGAATGA
- the LOC105774152 gene encoding glucan endo-1,3-beta-glucosidase 8 translates to MSGRQFYNHLLALLLLAIMTLVPNGNGIGVNWGTMSTHQLPPGKVVKMLRDNGVHKLKLFEYNEEIMTALTGTDIEVMVGIPNSMLKLMSVDPAAAASWVYNNVTGYCYDGGVNIKYVAVGNEPFLQTYNGTYLQYTLPALKNIQRALDESGVKCRYKTTVPFNADIYDSPESNPVPSAGDFRPEVKDLTIEIVQFLYLHDAPFTVNIYPYLSLYGNDYFPIEFAFFDGLSKPLRDGNNVYKNAFDANLDTLIYALSKAGFPDMEVIVGEVGWPTDGDKNANTRNAKRFNQGLIKHALSGNGTPARKGNIEVYLFSLIDENAKSIEPGGFERHWGIFEFDGKPKYQLDLTGLELEKGLAPVEDVKYQTKRWCVLDATATDLDELPESVSYACSLSDCTALGYGSSCNQLTAKGNASYAFNMYYQVNNQHVWDCDFSGLAIVTDDNPSEEGCQFPVMIAFAHSSLLLHNNGGLLDVLLRIIGGFIVLISFLI, encoded by the exons ATGTCAGGCAGGCAGTTTTATAATCATCTTTTGGCACTGTTGTTGCTTGCCATAATGACACTGGTTCCAAATGGAAACGGTATTGGGGTGAACTGGGGAACCATGTCAACCCACCAACTGCCACCAGGTAAGGTGGTGAAAATGCTGAGAGATAATGGGGTTCATAAGTTGAAGCTTTTCGAGTACAATGAGGAGATTATGACGGCTCTAACTGGGACGGATATCGAGGTGATGGTGGGGATTCCTAATAGCATGTTGAAACTGATGAGCGTGGATCCAGCGGCTGCTGCTTCTTGGGTTTATAATAACGTTACTGGTTATTGCTATGATGGCGGAGTCAATATCAA GTATGTTGCAGTGGGGAATGAACCTTTCCTTCAAACATACAATGGCACCTATCTACAATACACATTACCAGCTCTCAAAAACATTCAGAGAGCCCTTGATGAATCCGGGGTTAAATGCCGGTACAAAACTACAGTCCCTTTCAATGCTGACATCTATGACTCCCCGGAATCCAATCCGGTTCCATCTGCTGGTGACTTTCGGCCCGAGGTCAAGGACCTTACAATTGAAATAGTCCAGTTTCTATATTTACATGATGCACCTTTCACTGTCAATATCTATCCTTACCTCAGCCTTTATGGGAATGATTATTTCCCTATAGAGTTTGCATTTTTTGATGGATTAAGCAAGCCTCTTAGAGATGGTAATAATGTTTACAAAAATGCATTTGATGCAAATCTTGACACTCTCATTTATGCTTTGAGTAAAGCTGGATTCCCTGACATGGAGGTCATAGTCGGAGAAGTCGGCTGGCCGACTGACGGTGACAAAAACGCCAACACCCGAAATGCAAAGAGGTTTAACCAAGGACTAATCAAGCATGCTTTGAGTGGAAATGGAACCCCAGCTCGGAAAGGAAACATTGAAGTTTATCTATTCAGCCTCATTGATGAAAATGCTAAAAGCATTGAACCTGGTGGGTTTGAGAGACATTGGGGAATTTTCGAGTTCGATGGAAAGCCGAAATATCAGCTCGACTTAACCGGTTTAGAACTCGAAAAAGGACTGGCTCCGGTGGAAGACGTGAAATACCAAACCAAAAGATGGTGTGTTCTGGATGCTACAGCAACTGATTTGGATGAGTTGCCTGAAAGTGTTAGCTATGCTTGCAGTTTATCAGATTGTACTGCTTTGGGCTATGGTTCCTCATGCAATCAACTAACTGCTAAAGGCAATGCTTCATATGCTTTCAACATGTACTACCAAGTGAACAACCAGCACGTTTGGGACTGTGATTTCTCTGGTTTGGCCATTGTCACCGACGATAATCCATCGGAGGAGGGTTGCCAGTTCCCTGTCATGATAGCTTTTGCTCATTCTTCATTGCTACTTCATAACAATGGTGGTCTTTTGGATGTTTTACTGAGAATTATTGGAGGATTTATTGTACTAATTTCATTTCTGATATAA
- the LOC105774150 gene encoding tRNA (guanine(37)-N1)-methyltransferase 1 isoform X3, whose protein sequence is MLDESKFDVNFKLLALRIPRELCKTATRLLNGYLLDKPRVKPITEDPTSEKTRYMILSEKVQNPDLSDIPSQKLDELKKLCEIEVVPYSLTLGYSYWTADHILKQILPLGVEVPSSFETIGHVAHLNIHDELLRFKDVIAKVIYDKNYPRIKTVVNKVGTITNEFRVPKFEILAGESDMVTEVKQYGATFKLDYSLVYWNSRLEHEHIRLVSQFCPGETICDMFAGIGPFAIPAAQKGCLVYANDLNPDSIHYLKINAKINKVDDCVVAYNMDARKFISHLMAKPICAIDLESDNSMVKAHDTCSTKAIDDAKAEGTEFGVWEKAVAGNDVKSEAEDVQNSTRTIDGSVVAESGNAHSGTKKKGNAHKRMKGSILQAKPWEHVDHVIMNLPASALQFLDAFRAIISRKNWRGPLPLVHCYCFIRANETQEFITSEAESALNAKIKDPVFHKVRDVAPNKAMFCLSFRLPEACFIEDVANSTCHNTGGL, encoded by the exons ATGTTGGATGAAAGCAAGTTCGATGTGAATTTCAAATTGTTAGCACTTCGAATCCCTCGCGAACTCTGCAAAACCGCCACTCGTTTGCTCAATGG ATACTTGCTGGACAAGCCTCGTGTTAAACCTATAACTGAAGATCCCACAAGTGAGAAGACCCGTTACATGATTTTGTCTGAGAAAGTTCAAAATCCTG ATTTATCTGATATTCCGAGTCAAAAACTTGATGAACTCAAGaaattatgtgaaattgaagTTGTTCCATATTCATTGACACTCGGATATTCCTACTGGACTGCTG ATCATATATTGAAGCAAATTCTGCCACTTGGGGTGGAGGTACCTTCATCTTTCGAAACAATag GTCATGTAGCCCATCTGAATATACATGATGAATTACTTCGTTTCAAAGATGTGATTGCAAAAGTCATTTACGAT AAAAATTACCCAAGAATTAAAACAGTAGTCAATAAAGTTGGAACGATTACAAATGAGTTTCGAGtgccaaaatttgaaattttggcaGGTGAAAGTGATATGGTTACCGAAGTGAAGCAATATGGGGCAACATTCAAGCTAGATTACAGCTTGGTTTATTGGAATTCAAGATTGGAACATGAACACATACGGCTTGTGTCCCAGTTCTGTCCAGGGGAGACAATTTGTGACATGTTTGCTGGTATTGGACCATTTGCTATTCCAGCAGCACAGAAAGGATGCTTAGTGTATGCAAATGATTTAAATCCAGACAGCATTCACTATTTGAAGATCAATGCCAAAATTAATAAGGTTGATGATTGTGTTGTTGCATACAATATGGATGCTAGGAAATTCATTTCCCATTTGATGGCAAAACCCATTTGTGCAATTGATTTAGAATCTGATAATTCCATGGTCAAAGCTCATGACACGTGCAGCACAAAAGCCATTGATGATGCAAAAGCAGAAGGCACAGAGTTTGGTG TTTGGGAGAAAGCAGTAGCTGGTAATGATGTCAAAAGTGAAGCAGAGGATGTGCAAAATTCTACTAGGACCATAGATGGTTCTGTAGTTGCAG AGAGTGGAAATGCCCACAGTGGTACTAAGAAAAAAGGAAATGCACATAAGAGGATGAAAGGCTCTATTCTGCAAGCTAAGCCCTGGGAGCATGTTGATCATGTGATTATGAATCTTCCTGCTTCTGCTTTACAATTTTTAG ATGCTTTTAGAGCTATTATCTCAAGGAAGAACTGGAGAGGGCCTCTTCCATTGGTTCACTGCTATTGCTTCATACGAGCAAATGAAACTCAAGAATTTATAACATCA GAGGCAGAGTCCGCCTTAAATGCCAAAATAAAGGACCCAGTGTTTCATAAGGTTAGGGACGTCGCTCCTAACAAG GCAATGTTTTGCTTAAGCTTTAGGCTGCCAGAAGCATGCTTTATTGAAGATGTCGCTAACTCGACCTGTCATAATACAGGTGGATTATGA
- the LOC105774150 gene encoding tRNA (guanine(37)-N1)-methyltransferase 2 isoform X5: MLDESKFDVNFKLLALRIPRELCKTATRLLNGYLLDKPRVKPITEDPTSEKTRYMILSEKVQNPDHILKQILPLGVEVPSSFETIGHVAHLNIHDELLRFKDVIAKVIYDKNYPRIKTVVNKVGTITNEFRVPKFEILAGESDMVTEVKQYGATFKLDYSLVYWNSRLEHEHIRLVSQFCPGETICDMFAGIGPFAIPAAQKGCLVYANDLNPDSIHYLKINAKINKVDDCVVAYNMDARKFISHLMAKPICAIDLESDNSMVKAHDTCSTKAIDDAKAEGTEFGVWEKAVAGNDVKSEAEDVQNSTRTIDGSVVAGKRPPDCFTEESGNAHSGTKKKGNAHKRMKGSILQAKPWEHVDHVIMNLPASALQFLDAFRAIISRKNWRGPLPLVHCYCFIRANETQEFITSEAESALNAKIKDPVFHKVRDVAPNKAMFCLSFRLPEACFIEDVANSTCHNTGGL; this comes from the exons ATGTTGGATGAAAGCAAGTTCGATGTGAATTTCAAATTGTTAGCACTTCGAATCCCTCGCGAACTCTGCAAAACCGCCACTCGTTTGCTCAATGG ATACTTGCTGGACAAGCCTCGTGTTAAACCTATAACTGAAGATCCCACAAGTGAGAAGACCCGTTACATGATTTTGTCTGAGAAAGTTCAAAATCCTG ATCATATATTGAAGCAAATTCTGCCACTTGGGGTGGAGGTACCTTCATCTTTCGAAACAATag GTCATGTAGCCCATCTGAATATACATGATGAATTACTTCGTTTCAAAGATGTGATTGCAAAAGTCATTTACGAT AAAAATTACCCAAGAATTAAAACAGTAGTCAATAAAGTTGGAACGATTACAAATGAGTTTCGAGtgccaaaatttgaaattttggcaGGTGAAAGTGATATGGTTACCGAAGTGAAGCAATATGGGGCAACATTCAAGCTAGATTACAGCTTGGTTTATTGGAATTCAAGATTGGAACATGAACACATACGGCTTGTGTCCCAGTTCTGTCCAGGGGAGACAATTTGTGACATGTTTGCTGGTATTGGACCATTTGCTATTCCAGCAGCACAGAAAGGATGCTTAGTGTATGCAAATGATTTAAATCCAGACAGCATTCACTATTTGAAGATCAATGCCAAAATTAATAAGGTTGATGATTGTGTTGTTGCATACAATATGGATGCTAGGAAATTCATTTCCCATTTGATGGCAAAACCCATTTGTGCAATTGATTTAGAATCTGATAATTCCATGGTCAAAGCTCATGACACGTGCAGCACAAAAGCCATTGATGATGCAAAAGCAGAAGGCACAGAGTTTGGTG TTTGGGAGAAAGCAGTAGCTGGTAATGATGTCAAAAGTGAAGCAGAGGATGTGCAAAATTCTACTAGGACCATAGATGGTTCTGTAGTTGCAGGTAAAAGACCTCCAGATTGTTTCACAGAAG AGAGTGGAAATGCCCACAGTGGTACTAAGAAAAAAGGAAATGCACATAAGAGGATGAAAGGCTCTATTCTGCAAGCTAAGCCCTGGGAGCATGTTGATCATGTGATTATGAATCTTCCTGCTTCTGCTTTACAATTTTTAG ATGCTTTTAGAGCTATTATCTCAAGGAAGAACTGGAGAGGGCCTCTTCCATTGGTTCACTGCTATTGCTTCATACGAGCAAATGAAACTCAAGAATTTATAACATCA GAGGCAGAGTCCGCCTTAAATGCCAAAATAAAGGACCCAGTGTTTCATAAGGTTAGGGACGTCGCTCCTAACAAG GCAATGTTTTGCTTAAGCTTTAGGCTGCCAGAAGCATGCTTTATTGAAGATGTCGCTAACTCGACCTGTCATAATACAGGTGGATTATGA
- the LOC105774150 gene encoding tRNA (guanine(37)-N1)-methyltransferase 1 isoform X4 has protein sequence MLDESKFDVNFKLLALRIPRELCKTATRLLNGYLLDKPRVKPITEDPTSEKTRYMILSEKVQNPDLSDIPSQKLDELKKLCEIEVVPYSLTLGYSYWTADHILKQILPLGVEVPSSFETIGHVAHLNIHDELLRFKDVIAKVIYDKNYPRIKTVVNKVGTITNEFRVPKFEILAGESDMVTEVKQYGATFKLDYSLVYWNSRLEHEHIRLVSQFCPGETICDMFAGIGPFAIPAAQKGCLVYANDLNPDSIHYLKINAKINKVDDCVVAYNMDARKFISHLMAKPICAIDLESDNSMVKAHDTCSTKAIDDAKAEGTEFVWEKAVAGNDVKSEAEDVQNSTRTIDGSVVAESGNAHSGTKKKGNAHKRMKGSILQAKPWEHVDHVIMNLPASALQFLDAFRAIISRKNWRGPLPLVHCYCFIRANETQEFITSEAESALNAKIKDPVFHKVRDVAPNKAMFCLSFRLPEACFIEDVANSTCHNTGGL, from the exons ATGTTGGATGAAAGCAAGTTCGATGTGAATTTCAAATTGTTAGCACTTCGAATCCCTCGCGAACTCTGCAAAACCGCCACTCGTTTGCTCAATGG ATACTTGCTGGACAAGCCTCGTGTTAAACCTATAACTGAAGATCCCACAAGTGAGAAGACCCGTTACATGATTTTGTCTGAGAAAGTTCAAAATCCTG ATTTATCTGATATTCCGAGTCAAAAACTTGATGAACTCAAGaaattatgtgaaattgaagTTGTTCCATATTCATTGACACTCGGATATTCCTACTGGACTGCTG ATCATATATTGAAGCAAATTCTGCCACTTGGGGTGGAGGTACCTTCATCTTTCGAAACAATag GTCATGTAGCCCATCTGAATATACATGATGAATTACTTCGTTTCAAAGATGTGATTGCAAAAGTCATTTACGAT AAAAATTACCCAAGAATTAAAACAGTAGTCAATAAAGTTGGAACGATTACAAATGAGTTTCGAGtgccaaaatttgaaattttggcaGGTGAAAGTGATATGGTTACCGAAGTGAAGCAATATGGGGCAACATTCAAGCTAGATTACAGCTTGGTTTATTGGAATTCAAGATTGGAACATGAACACATACGGCTTGTGTCCCAGTTCTGTCCAGGGGAGACAATTTGTGACATGTTTGCTGGTATTGGACCATTTGCTATTCCAGCAGCACAGAAAGGATGCTTAGTGTATGCAAATGATTTAAATCCAGACAGCATTCACTATTTGAAGATCAATGCCAAAATTAATAAGGTTGATGATTGTGTTGTTGCATACAATATGGATGCTAGGAAATTCATTTCCCATTTGATGGCAAAACCCATTTGTGCAATTGATTTAGAATCTGATAATTCCATGGTCAAAGCTCATGACACGTGCAGCACAAAAGCCATTGATGATGCAAAAGCAGAAGGCACAGAGTTTG TTTGGGAGAAAGCAGTAGCTGGTAATGATGTCAAAAGTGAAGCAGAGGATGTGCAAAATTCTACTAGGACCATAGATGGTTCTGTAGTTGCAG AGAGTGGAAATGCCCACAGTGGTACTAAGAAAAAAGGAAATGCACATAAGAGGATGAAAGGCTCTATTCTGCAAGCTAAGCCCTGGGAGCATGTTGATCATGTGATTATGAATCTTCCTGCTTCTGCTTTACAATTTTTAG ATGCTTTTAGAGCTATTATCTCAAGGAAGAACTGGAGAGGGCCTCTTCCATTGGTTCACTGCTATTGCTTCATACGAGCAAATGAAACTCAAGAATTTATAACATCA GAGGCAGAGTCCGCCTTAAATGCCAAAATAAAGGACCCAGTGTTTCATAAGGTTAGGGACGTCGCTCCTAACAAG GCAATGTTTTGCTTAAGCTTTAGGCTGCCAGAAGCATGCTTTATTGAAGATGTCGCTAACTCGACCTGTCATAATACAGGTGGATTATGA
- the LOC105774150 gene encoding tRNA (guanine(37)-N1)-methyltransferase 1 isoform X1, with protein sequence MLDESKFDVNFKLLALRIPRELCKTATRLLNGYLLDKPRVKPITEDPTSEKTRYMILSEKVQNPDLSDIPSQKLDELKKLCEIEVVPYSLTLGYSYWTADHILKQILPLGVEVPSSFETIGHVAHLNIHDELLRFKDVIAKVIYDKNYPRIKTVVNKVGTITNEFRVPKFEILAGESDMVTEVKQYGATFKLDYSLVYWNSRLEHEHIRLVSQFCPGETICDMFAGIGPFAIPAAQKGCLVYANDLNPDSIHYLKINAKINKVDDCVVAYNMDARKFISHLMAKPICAIDLESDNSMVKAHDTCSTKAIDDAKAEGTEFGVWEKAVAGNDVKSEAEDVQNSTRTIDGSVVAGKRPPDCFTEESGNAHSGTKKKGNAHKRMKGSILQAKPWEHVDHVIMNLPASALQFLDAFRAIISRKNWRGPLPLVHCYCFIRANETQEFITSEAESALNAKIKDPVFHKVRDVAPNKAMFCLSFRLPEACFIEDVANSTCHNTGGL encoded by the exons ATGTTGGATGAAAGCAAGTTCGATGTGAATTTCAAATTGTTAGCACTTCGAATCCCTCGCGAACTCTGCAAAACCGCCACTCGTTTGCTCAATGG ATACTTGCTGGACAAGCCTCGTGTTAAACCTATAACTGAAGATCCCACAAGTGAGAAGACCCGTTACATGATTTTGTCTGAGAAAGTTCAAAATCCTG ATTTATCTGATATTCCGAGTCAAAAACTTGATGAACTCAAGaaattatgtgaaattgaagTTGTTCCATATTCATTGACACTCGGATATTCCTACTGGACTGCTG ATCATATATTGAAGCAAATTCTGCCACTTGGGGTGGAGGTACCTTCATCTTTCGAAACAATag GTCATGTAGCCCATCTGAATATACATGATGAATTACTTCGTTTCAAAGATGTGATTGCAAAAGTCATTTACGAT AAAAATTACCCAAGAATTAAAACAGTAGTCAATAAAGTTGGAACGATTACAAATGAGTTTCGAGtgccaaaatttgaaattttggcaGGTGAAAGTGATATGGTTACCGAAGTGAAGCAATATGGGGCAACATTCAAGCTAGATTACAGCTTGGTTTATTGGAATTCAAGATTGGAACATGAACACATACGGCTTGTGTCCCAGTTCTGTCCAGGGGAGACAATTTGTGACATGTTTGCTGGTATTGGACCATTTGCTATTCCAGCAGCACAGAAAGGATGCTTAGTGTATGCAAATGATTTAAATCCAGACAGCATTCACTATTTGAAGATCAATGCCAAAATTAATAAGGTTGATGATTGTGTTGTTGCATACAATATGGATGCTAGGAAATTCATTTCCCATTTGATGGCAAAACCCATTTGTGCAATTGATTTAGAATCTGATAATTCCATGGTCAAAGCTCATGACACGTGCAGCACAAAAGCCATTGATGATGCAAAAGCAGAAGGCACAGAGTTTGGTG TTTGGGAGAAAGCAGTAGCTGGTAATGATGTCAAAAGTGAAGCAGAGGATGTGCAAAATTCTACTAGGACCATAGATGGTTCTGTAGTTGCAGGTAAAAGACCTCCAGATTGTTTCACAGAAG AGAGTGGAAATGCCCACAGTGGTACTAAGAAAAAAGGAAATGCACATAAGAGGATGAAAGGCTCTATTCTGCAAGCTAAGCCCTGGGAGCATGTTGATCATGTGATTATGAATCTTCCTGCTTCTGCTTTACAATTTTTAG ATGCTTTTAGAGCTATTATCTCAAGGAAGAACTGGAGAGGGCCTCTTCCATTGGTTCACTGCTATTGCTTCATACGAGCAAATGAAACTCAAGAATTTATAACATCA GAGGCAGAGTCCGCCTTAAATGCCAAAATAAAGGACCCAGTGTTTCATAAGGTTAGGGACGTCGCTCCTAACAAG GCAATGTTTTGCTTAAGCTTTAGGCTGCCAGAAGCATGCTTTATTGAAGATGTCGCTAACTCGACCTGTCATAATACAGGTGGATTATGA
- the LOC105774150 gene encoding tRNA (guanine(37)-N1)-methyltransferase 1 isoform X2 — MLDESKFDVNFKLLALRIPRELCKTATRLLNGYLLDKPRVKPITEDPTSEKTRYMILSEKVQNPDLSDIPSQKLDELKKLCEIEVVPYSLTLGYSYWTADHILKQILPLGVEVPSSFETIGHVAHLNIHDELLRFKDVIAKVIYDKNYPRIKTVVNKVGTITNEFRVPKFEILAGESDMVTEVKQYGATFKLDYSLVYWNSRLEHEHIRLVSQFCPGETICDMFAGIGPFAIPAAQKGCLVYANDLNPDSIHYLKINAKINKVDDCVVAYNMDARKFISHLMAKPICAIDLESDNSMVKAHDTCSTKAIDDAKAEGTEFVWEKAVAGNDVKSEAEDVQNSTRTIDGSVVAGKRPPDCFTEESGNAHSGTKKKGNAHKRMKGSILQAKPWEHVDHVIMNLPASALQFLDAFRAIISRKNWRGPLPLVHCYCFIRANETQEFITSEAESALNAKIKDPVFHKVRDVAPNKAMFCLSFRLPEACFIEDVANSTCHNTGGL, encoded by the exons ATGTTGGATGAAAGCAAGTTCGATGTGAATTTCAAATTGTTAGCACTTCGAATCCCTCGCGAACTCTGCAAAACCGCCACTCGTTTGCTCAATGG ATACTTGCTGGACAAGCCTCGTGTTAAACCTATAACTGAAGATCCCACAAGTGAGAAGACCCGTTACATGATTTTGTCTGAGAAAGTTCAAAATCCTG ATTTATCTGATATTCCGAGTCAAAAACTTGATGAACTCAAGaaattatgtgaaattgaagTTGTTCCATATTCATTGACACTCGGATATTCCTACTGGACTGCTG ATCATATATTGAAGCAAATTCTGCCACTTGGGGTGGAGGTACCTTCATCTTTCGAAACAATag GTCATGTAGCCCATCTGAATATACATGATGAATTACTTCGTTTCAAAGATGTGATTGCAAAAGTCATTTACGAT AAAAATTACCCAAGAATTAAAACAGTAGTCAATAAAGTTGGAACGATTACAAATGAGTTTCGAGtgccaaaatttgaaattttggcaGGTGAAAGTGATATGGTTACCGAAGTGAAGCAATATGGGGCAACATTCAAGCTAGATTACAGCTTGGTTTATTGGAATTCAAGATTGGAACATGAACACATACGGCTTGTGTCCCAGTTCTGTCCAGGGGAGACAATTTGTGACATGTTTGCTGGTATTGGACCATTTGCTATTCCAGCAGCACAGAAAGGATGCTTAGTGTATGCAAATGATTTAAATCCAGACAGCATTCACTATTTGAAGATCAATGCCAAAATTAATAAGGTTGATGATTGTGTTGTTGCATACAATATGGATGCTAGGAAATTCATTTCCCATTTGATGGCAAAACCCATTTGTGCAATTGATTTAGAATCTGATAATTCCATGGTCAAAGCTCATGACACGTGCAGCACAAAAGCCATTGATGATGCAAAAGCAGAAGGCACAGAGTTTG TTTGGGAGAAAGCAGTAGCTGGTAATGATGTCAAAAGTGAAGCAGAGGATGTGCAAAATTCTACTAGGACCATAGATGGTTCTGTAGTTGCAGGTAAAAGACCTCCAGATTGTTTCACAGAAG AGAGTGGAAATGCCCACAGTGGTACTAAGAAAAAAGGAAATGCACATAAGAGGATGAAAGGCTCTATTCTGCAAGCTAAGCCCTGGGAGCATGTTGATCATGTGATTATGAATCTTCCTGCTTCTGCTTTACAATTTTTAG ATGCTTTTAGAGCTATTATCTCAAGGAAGAACTGGAGAGGGCCTCTTCCATTGGTTCACTGCTATTGCTTCATACGAGCAAATGAAACTCAAGAATTTATAACATCA GAGGCAGAGTCCGCCTTAAATGCCAAAATAAAGGACCCAGTGTTTCATAAGGTTAGGGACGTCGCTCCTAACAAG GCAATGTTTTGCTTAAGCTTTAGGCTGCCAGAAGCATGCTTTATTGAAGATGTCGCTAACTCGACCTGTCATAATACAGGTGGATTATGA